Part of the Branchiostoma floridae strain S238N-H82 chromosome 11, Bfl_VNyyK, whole genome shotgun sequence genome, cctggcgttgtgctcgtctcctgacctgtcatactgtataacctggcgttgtgctcgtctcctgacctgtcatactgtataacctggcgttgtgctcgtctccggacctgtcatactgtataacctggcgttgtgctcgtctcctcacctgtcatactgtataacctgtcGTTATGCTCGTCTCCtcacctgtcatactgtataacctggcgttgtgctcgtctctcaatctgtcatactgtataacctggcgttgtgctcgtctcctgacctgtcatactgtataacctggcgttgtgctcgtctcctgacctgtcatactgtataacctggcgttgtgctcgtctcctggcctgtcatactgtataacctggcgttgtgctcgtctcctgacctgtcatactgtataacctggcgttgtgctcgtctcctcacctgtcatactgtataacctggcgttgtgctcgtctcctgacctgtcatactgtataacctggcgttgtgctcgtctcctgacctgtcatactgtataacctgtcGTTGTGCTCGgctcctgacctgtcatactgtataacctggcgttgtgctcgtctcctgacctgtcatactgtataacctggcgttgtgctcgtctcctgacctgtcatactgtataacctggcgttgtgctcgtctcctgacctgtcatactgtataacctggcgttgtgctcgtctctcaacctgtcatactgtataacctggcgttgtgctcgtctccCGACCTGTCATACGGTATAACCTGTCGTTAtgctcgtctcctgacctgtcatactgtataacctggcgttgtgctcgtctcctcacctgtcatactgtataacctggcgttgtgctcgtctcctgacctgtcatactgtataacctggcgttgtgctcgtctcctggcctgtcatactgtataacctggcgttgtgctcgtctcctgGCCTGTCATACTatataacctggcgttgtgctcgtctctCAACCTGTCATAcgttgtgctcgtctcctgacctgtcatactgtataacctggcgttgtgctcgtctcctgacctgtcatacggtataacctggcgttgtgctcgtctcctgacctgtcatacggtataacctggcgttgtgctcgtctcctgacctgtcatactgtataacctggcgttgtgttcgtctcctgacctgtcatactgtataacctggcgttgtgctcgtctcctgacctgtcatactgtataacctggcgttgtgttcgtctcctgacctgtcatactgtataacctggcgttgtgctcgtctctcaatctgtcatactgtataacctggcgttgtgctcgtctctcaatctgtcatactgtataacctggcgttatgctcgtctcctgacctgtcatactgtataacctggcgttgtgctcgtctcctgacctgtcatactgtataacctggcgttgtgctcgtctctcaacctgtcatactgtataacctggcgttgtgctcgtctcctgacctgtcatactgtataacctggcgttgtgctcgtctcctgacctgtcatacggtataacctggcgttgtgctcgtctctcaacctgtcatactgtataacctggcgttgtgctcgtctcctgacctgtcatacgGTATAACCTGTcgttgtgctcgtctcctgacctgtcatactgtataacctgtcgttgtgctcgtctcctgacctgtcatactgtataacctggcgttgtgctcgtctcctgacctgtcatactgtataacctggcgttgtgctcgtctcttaatctgtcatactgtataacctggcgttatgctcgtctcctgacctgtcatactgtataacctggcgttgtgctcgtctcctgacctgtcatactgtataacctggcgttgtgttcgtctcctgacctgtcatactgtataacctgtcgttgtgctcgtctcctgacctgtcatactgtataacctggcgttgtgttcgtctcctgacctgtcatactgtataacctggcgttgtgctcgtctcctgacctgtcatactgtataacctggcgttgtgctcgtctcctgacctgtcatactgtataacctggcgttgtgctcgtctctcgacctgtcatactgtataacctggcgttgtgctcgtctcctgacctgtcatactgtataacctggcgttgtgctcgtctcctgacctgtcatactgtataacctggcgttgtgctcgtctcctgacctgtcatactgtataacctgtcgttgtgctcgtctcctgacctgtcatactgtataacctggcgttgtgctcgtctcctgacctgtcatactgtataacccggcgttgtgctcgtctcctgacctgtcatactgtataaccaggcgttgtgctcgtctcgtgacctgtcatactgtataacctggcgttgtgctcgtctcctgacctgtcatactgtataacctggcgttgtgctcgtctcctgacctgtcatactgtataaccaggcgttgtgctcgtctcttgacctgtcatactgtataacctggcgttgtgctcgtctcctgacctgtcatactgtataacctggcgttgtgctcgtctcctgacctgtcatactgtataacctggcgttgtgctcgtctctcaacctgtcatactgtataacctggcgttgtgctcgtctccCGACCTGTCATACGGTATAACCTGTCGTTAtgctcgtctcctgacctgtcatactgtataacctggcgttgtgctcgtctccCGACCTGTCATACGGTATAACCTGTCGTTAtgctcgtctcctgacctgtcatacgGTATAACCTGTCGTTAtgctcgtctcctgacctgtcatactgtataacctgtcGCTGTGCTggtctcctgacctgtcatactgtataacctggcgttgtgttcgtctcctgacctgtcatactgtataacctggcgttgtgctcgtctctccacctgtcatactgtataacctggcgttgtgttcgtctcctgacctgtcatactgtataacctggcgttgtgctcgtctctccacctgtcatactgtataacctgtcGTTAtgctcgtctcctgacctgtcatactgtataacctgtcgctgtgctcgtctcctgacctgtcatactgtataacctggcgttgtgttcgtctcctgacctgtcatacgGTATAACCTGTCGTTAtgctcgtctcctgacctgtcatacgGTATAACCTGTCGTTATGCTCGTCTCCtcacctgtcatactgtataacctggcgttgtgctcgtctcctgacctgtcatactgATACTCCACTCTCGCCGCGCCATCCACCCGAGCCGTTTCCTGCAGGACTTACCGTAGCGCAGATCACGCCGCCGATAAGCGACAAAAGGCCGTTTTCTTGGGTTTCGGCAGAGATGATATCCGACTGGTCTCGAGATGGCTTTACTACTACCTGTGGACACTCAAGACCTTTAATTCGCACCTGGATTAAGGTGTTCTTGGAGCGAAAGTGAAAATGGGAAGGTGCATTAATGGTAGGCAGTGACCACAAAACAACCCATCAGACGTTAGTTCATCATGAGCCCCATGGCACCGATCAGATAAAGTACCGGTCGGCGGTTAGTCGGCCTGCAGAAGCCGGCCAGCCTGCCAGTCAATGCCGCCTCCATCAGCCGGGCGAGCTCTTCATCAGGCCGGTGCAACGCCCAGCCACCAGCTCAGCAGTGTCACCAGATAACAGCACTGAGCAGCATTCAGCCTACCGCCGGCCGGACGATGGATTTACGGCAACTTTTGTTTCCCGGCAAGTTTTAAGCGTAGTTCTTGACTTTGCGGAGTTGATCATGAGCTCGTTCCGGGCGCCCTTGGTCGTTGTTATAATCCCGGCGATCCCTCATGTGGCAGATAAAGAAAGGATCTTCAGAGGCGGCCATATTTCTCCCTTATCGGGCGCGTTAACGCGGCTATTCCCGCGGTATCAGCGCCACTTCCCCGCAGCTGATCAATAGTCCGCCCGGGAAGAGGAGACGCGAGTTTAATGGCTTCGACTTTCCCAAAAGTTGGCAACTATCGGGAAGAGGGGCCGCGAACTTTTCATGTCATCTGTTGAGCTTTTCCAGTTGGAGTTCTTTCCACTAGAAGGTATCAAACATGTAGTAATAGAATTTACagaaaaattacagaaaatttacaaaaaaaaattaacaggcATAAAGATATGTGGCGGTGCAAAGGAGCAATTTTCCTGACATTTCTTGACCAGTGCAATGAACTTCTTTCAAGTcaaaaacattctgtatttgtttCACATTGTACACTCTGTTCTTCGAATATTGCATAGCCTTAAATCTACATTTATTGTTACATTATTAACATTATGCTGCTATATAGCTAGTTGTCTTATACAATATACTTAAGTTTGCCTTACTTTGTACCCGTCTTATAAATGTTGTGCagtaaactttgacttgacttgactttcaCGACTTTCAACTAGACGTTTCCAAAACTCAAACTCCGAACACGCTACTCCGGGCTCAGGGCGCTACACAGCTAGGTGTCCTCGCGTCCGGAGCCGGCCCGAACACCATCCGAAGCCGTCCCGAGCACCGTCCCAAACACCGTCCGTCTGGAACCGTCCCAAGCACCGTACCTCCGGAGCCGACCCGAACACCGTCCGAAGCCGTCCCAAACACCGTCCTGCGCCCGTCCCGAACGCCGTCCGGAGCCGTCCCGAACACCGTCCCGAACACCGTCCGTCCGGAACCGTCCCGAACACCGTCCGGCCGGAGCCGTCCCGAACACCGTCCGGCCGAGCAGTAAGTGATCTGACTCAACATCTACATCTATGCTttactgggcaaagccccctTCAGGGGCATCCCGCCCAGGTGAGACAAACGAGGTGCCGGTGACTCGCCGGTGGCTAATGTCGGATTAACCTGCGGCACGGAGGATGGGTTATCCCCCCCCTCCCATCGTTAACCTGCGGCACGGAGGATGGGTTATCCCCCCCCTCCCATCGTTAACCTGCGGCACGGAGGATGggttatcccccccccccctcccatcgTTAACCTGCGGCACGGAGGATGGGTTATACCCCCCCTCCCATCGCTAGCCTGCGGCACGGAGGATGGGTTATACCCCCCCCCAATATCGTTAACCTGTGTCACGAGGTATAAgttatcccccccccctcccatcgCTAACCGGTGTCACGCAGGATGAGTTACCCCTACCCCCTCCTCTCGCCCAGGCCAGGAAAGCTTAAGGTTCAGTGCTTATCGCACCGCTTGCCCGGCAGGAGCAGAACTTCGCCAGCCCGTCGCCAGACAAGTCGTTGGGAGCGGCAATGGCCCGTTAAGGGCTGGACACCTTTATTCTCCGCGCGTTCCTCCAGCCTGCCGGAGTGATTCCGCGCGCCACGGACCGTTTTCCCAGGCGATGGGGCTTGGCAGAGATCTTAACACGGATTTATTGAACACATTTCAAGACTTAGCGCCTGTATTGACGAAATATTCTAGTCGCGCCATTCACTTCCATTCAGCGATGTCTTATTTCTGACTCGGCCTTACTATGAGGAGCGGCGGGCGTCAATGTTATCGCTGGTTCTACCGCCGCAGCCGGGCCGCAATTTCCTTACAATGCCTCGGCCCATGGTAGGGTTTATTGTGGCAAACGTCATCGGAGCAGCCATGATGGCTGTACTATCTCCTGCTATGCTTTATAGCGGCCGATCCTCCCGCGCAACGTCGGATAAAGATTAAGTGTGGATGTAGAACTGAGCTGCAATCGATGCGGGCCTGGGTGTGCTGGGATAGCGTGTGGGGTCTGGGTGTGCTGGTATAGCGGTGTGGGGGCTGGGTGTGCTGGTATAGCGGTGTGGGTCTGGGTGTGCTGGGATAGCAGTGTGGGGGCTGGGTGTGCTGGGATAGCAGTGTGGGGGCTGGGTGTGCTGGGATAGCGGTGTGGGGTCTGGGTGTGCAGGGATAGCAGTGTGGGGTCTGGGTGTGTTGGGATAGCGGTGTGAGGTCTGGGTGTGCTGGGATAGCGTGTGGGGTCTGGGTGTGCTGGGATAGCGGTGTGGGGTCTGGGTGTGCTGGGATAGCGTGTGGGGTCTGGGTGTGCTGGGATAGCGTGTGGGCTCTGGGTGTGCTGGGATAGCGTGTGGGGTCTGGGTGTGCTGGGATAGCGGTGTGGGGGCTGTTTGTGCTGGGATAGCCGTCAGGACTGAGTCAGACcgacaggagcgagtcaggccgtcaggagcgagtcaggagcgagtcaggccgccaggagcgagtcaggccgaCAGGATCGAGTCAGGCCgccaggagcgagtcaggccgtcAGGGGCGAGTCAGGccgtcaggagcgagtcaggaaCGAGTCAGGCCGAgaggagcgagtcaggccgacaggagcgagtcaggccgacaggagcgagtcaggccgtcAGGAGCGAGTGAGGCcgacaggagcgagtcaggccgtcaggagcgagtcaggccgtcaggagcgagtcaggagcgagtcaggccgacaggagcgagtcaggccgccaggagcgagtcaggccgccaggagcgagtcaggccgtcaggagcgagtcaggccgacaggagcgagtcaggccgtcaggagcgagtcaggagcgagtcaggccgccaggagcgagtcaggccgtcaggagcgagtcaggccgacaggagcgagtcaggccgtcAGGAGCGAGTCAAGCCatcaggagcgagtcaggccgtcaggagcgagtcaggtcgacaggagcgagtcaggctGTCAGGAGCGAGTCGGGCCGACAGGAGTGagtcaggagcgagtcaggccatcaggagcgagtcaggagcgagtcaggagcgagtcagaccgacaggagcgagtcaggaGCGACTCAGGAGCGAGTCAGACcgacaggagcgagtcaggccgccaggagcgagtcaggccgaCAGGATCGAGTCAGGCCgccaggagcgagtcaggccgtcAGGGGCGAGTCAGGccgtcaggagcgagtcaggccgacaggagcgagtcaggccgtcaggagcgagtcaggccgacaggagcgagtcaggccgtcAGGAGCGAGTCTGGccgtcaggagcgagtcaggaaCGAGTCAGGCcgacaggagcgagtcaggccgacaggagcgagtcaggccgacaggagcgagtcaggccgtcAGGCGCGAGTGAGGCcgacaggagcgagtcaggccgtcaggagcgagtcaggccgtcaggagcgagtcaggaaCGAGTCAGGCcgacaggagcgagtcaggccgtcaggagcgagtcaggccgacaggagcgagtcagaccgtcaggagcgagtcaggagcgagtcaggccgccaggagcgagtcaggccgtcaggagcgagtcatgccgacaggagcgagtcaggccgacaggagcgagtcaggccgccaggagcgagtcaggccgtcaggagcgagtcaggccgtcaggagcgagtcaggaaCGAGTCAGGCCGAgaggagcgagtcaggccgacaggagcgagtcaggccgacaggagcgagtcaggccgtTAGGAGCGAGTGAGGCcgacaggagcgagtcaggccatcaggagcgagtcaggccgtcaggagcgagtcaggagcgagtcaggccgacaggagcgagtcaggccgccaggagcgagtcaggccgtcaggagcgagtcaggccgacaggagcgagtcaggccgtcaggagcgagtcaggccgtcaggagcgagtcaggaaCGAGTCAGGCcgacaggagcgagtcaggccgtcaggagcgagtcaggaaCGAGTCAGGCcgacaggagcgagtcaggaACGAGTCAGGCcgacaggagcgagtcaggccgtcaggagcgagtcaggaaCGAGTCAGGCcgacaggagcgagtcaggccgtcaggagcgagtcaggccgtcaggagcgagtcaggaaCGAGTCAGGCcgacaggagcgagtcaggccgtcaggagcgagtcaggccgtcaggagcgagtcaggccgtcaggagcgagtcaggaaCGAGTCAGGCcgacaggagcgagtcaggccgtcaggagcgagtcaggaaCGAGTCAGGCcgacaggagcgagtcaggaACGAGTCAGGCCGTCAGGATCGAGTCAGGAACGAGTCAGGCcgacaggagcgagtcaggccgtcAGGAGCGACTCGATCAGGCCAACAGGACCCAGCAAAGccgtcaggagcgagtcaggtCGTTTGTCTTGCCGTGACGGATGAGCCGGTTCCCTGCAGGCCCGGCGGCTACAAAACTCGGTTCCAGCCGGCCGCGTGATTTAGAGTCTCGGCTCCGCGTTGCCGCCATGATGTACAGAGCGCTGTTGTCCCTTCCAGCGTCGTTTGGCATGTCGCCGTTCGTCActattttttgtcttctccgACAGCGAGGCGCGAAACCAGCGACAAACTCATCATTTTCCCGCCATAACCGCCCGAGGGGCGCTAATCGAGGAATGGGTTCAATTCTGTCGTCTGTTTGCGTCATTGAGCAaatctcccccctccccacatcgcATAATTCAATAACCACGCATCGGTAGCACTGTTGCGGGCAGCGGAGCATTTACTACAGACTAGATTGTGAGTTGCTTGTCCAGGCGAGTAAATAAATTTATTCTATTATTTTCGTATTTTGGGTACTTCTGGGTTCTTCTGTAGTCTCCGCTACTAGAGCCTTCTGGAATCTCCACTTCTgcggccttctgtagtctccactactgcggccttctgtagtctcactactgcggccttctgtagtctccactactggggccttctgtagtctcacTTCTGaggccttctgtagtctccgCTACTgcggccttctgtagtctccacTACTGAggccttctgtagtctcacTTCTGaggccttctgtagtctccgCTACTgcggccttctgtagtctccactactggggccttctgtagtctccgCTACTGGGGCCTTCTGTAGTCTTCACTACTggggccttctgtagtctcacTACTGGGGACTTCTGTAGTCTCCACTACTgcggccttctgtagtctcactactgcggccttctgtagtctccacTACTAGAGCCTTCTGTAATCTCCACTTCTgcggccttctgtagtctccacTACTGCGGCTTTCTGTAGTCTCACTACTgcggccttctgtagtctccactactggggccttctgtagtctccgCTACTGGGGCCTTCTGTAGTCTTCACTACTgcggccttctgtagtctcactactgcggccttctgtagtctccactactgcggccttctgtagtctcactactgcggccttctgtagtctccactactggggccttctgtagtctccgCTACTGCTGCCTTCTGTAGTCTCCGCTACTgcggccttctgtagtctccacTCCTAAggccttctgtagtctc contains:
- the LOC118425413 gene encoding extensin-like translates to MPNDAGRDNSALYIMAATRSRDSKSRGRLEPSFVAAGPAGNRLIRHVLTAIPAQTAPTPLSQHTQTPHAIPAHPEPTRYPSTPRPHTLSQHTQTPHRYPSTPRPHTLSQHTQTSHRYPNTPRPHTAIPAHPDPTPLSQHTQPPHCYPSTPSPHTAIPAHPDPHRYTSTPSPHTAIPAHPDPTRYPSTPRPASIAAQFYIHT